In Myxococcus stipitatus, the following are encoded in one genomic region:
- a CDS encoding tetratricopeptide repeat protein, whose protein sequence is MRESAEIVSGPRKMSMPEQAKTEIDKELADLRREVVEARNLVIKSDNLLKNLHAEVKAVGKRHEDFQKRQWVSSAAAYVLFAVIVVGAAIMVTNARSSSATSERERLEKMVADLTGQLEKQRSDTSAHQTAQRGAAEVYKMMTTLPGDERLKGIDALMKLDTSRLSSLERQALNDRASALRRESGDAAFARGKIAYTRNEMSQVVSEMERFLAMNPPEDQALDASFYLGIAYNQLRKHEKAVPLLARFVEGDRRAKTRDYAMLLLAQSYQEVGQMEKALETARDAAGAYLNSQYQSQFRGRIASVKRAMSGNTEAAGPVPAAPAPAPQAASPAGQ, encoded by the coding sequence ATGCGCGAATCGGCCGAGATCGTTTCCGGGCCCAGGAAGATGTCCATGCCAGAGCAGGCGAAGACCGAGATTGATAAGGAATTGGCGGATCTCCGCCGTGAAGTCGTTGAGGCACGCAACCTCGTCATCAAGAGTGACAACCTGCTGAAGAACCTCCATGCGGAGGTGAAGGCGGTGGGCAAGCGGCACGAGGACTTCCAGAAGCGCCAGTGGGTGTCTTCCGCGGCGGCGTATGTGTTGTTCGCGGTCATCGTGGTCGGCGCGGCCATCATGGTCACCAACGCCCGCAGCTCCAGCGCCACCAGCGAGCGCGAGCGGCTGGAGAAGATGGTCGCGGACCTGACGGGCCAACTGGAGAAGCAGCGCTCGGACACGTCCGCGCACCAGACGGCCCAGCGCGGCGCGGCCGAGGTCTACAAGATGATGACCACGCTCCCCGGCGACGAGCGGCTCAAGGGCATCGACGCGCTGATGAAGCTGGACACGTCCCGGCTGAGCTCGCTGGAGCGCCAGGCCCTCAATGACCGGGCCTCGGCCCTGCGCCGCGAGTCGGGTGACGCGGCCTTCGCGCGCGGCAAGATTGCGTACACGCGCAACGAGATGTCCCAGGTCGTCTCGGAGATGGAGCGCTTCCTGGCCATGAACCCGCCCGAGGACCAGGCGCTGGATGCCTCCTTCTACCTGGGCATCGCGTACAACCAGCTGCGCAAGCACGAGAAGGCCGTGCCCCTGCTGGCTCGCTTCGTGGAGGGAGATCGCCGCGCCAAGACGCGCGACTACGCCATGCTGCTCCTGGCCCAGTCGTACCAGGAGGTCGGGCAGATGGAGAAGGCGCTGGAGACGGCCCGCGACGCGGCCGGTGCCTACCTCAACAGCCAGTACCAGTCCCAGTTCCGTGGCCGCATCGCCAGCGTGAAGCGGGCCATGAGCGGCAATACGGAGGCCGCGGGCCCTGTCCCCGCCGCTCCGGCCCCCGCCCCGCAGGCGGCGAGCCCGGCAGGTCAGTAA
- a CDS encoding carboxypeptidase regulatory-like domain-containing protein produces the protein MRSAHTRLLPLALVLAWSSGCALIGEEPGASVLVCRSDADCAENEVCFVDGCGDPGQDIVVEVTPNPALGLYAQDFPVGRLRADHNLELFKEASLSGTTLRTTASVSRPYSEPLFVRAVGTSALIPGVSRYHEAVLVPDNGRWTMPVAATGQYAVTLLAEDPNVPPQTTLGTVSPGEALPMVWQLPAANAVVHVQGRVTRHGGAPLDEDLKVEALDATLTPISQQRPVARATGDFSLALAPEAAHMSTVLVRVSAAGEGSLLPQQTFTVDPSDPLPAPLELGDFGTPVRVSGRVVALDGRPVAGATVSIRGRVSGGGAFQSPVVKTGPEGRFALRSLPSPSESPLQLVVVPPAASNAGLTVAPVVVARTDTVLADVVCLNRRVARGRLVQPDGSIAAGVRLIAEPVDAIPGRMLPPMLASETITDSSGEFVLRLDPALYRLDVVPGENLPRVSRFISVLPGDENTEQIVPPFGLQRGRTLRGRVLLRGREPGVPPGMPFASIRFYRVVNVEGRPASVLLGQSVTDTLGRYTALLPVR, from the coding sequence ATGAGGAGCGCTCACACCCGGCTCCTCCCGCTGGCGCTGGTGCTGGCGTGGAGCTCCGGCTGCGCCCTCATCGGGGAGGAGCCGGGGGCGTCCGTGCTCGTCTGCCGCTCCGACGCGGACTGCGCCGAGAACGAGGTGTGCTTCGTCGACGGATGCGGGGACCCGGGCCAGGACATCGTCGTGGAGGTGACGCCCAACCCCGCCCTGGGGCTCTACGCGCAGGACTTCCCCGTGGGGCGCCTGCGGGCCGACCACAACCTGGAGTTGTTCAAGGAGGCCTCGCTCAGCGGCACGACGCTGCGGACCACCGCCTCCGTGTCCCGCCCCTACTCCGAGCCCCTCTTCGTGCGCGCCGTGGGGACCAGCGCGCTCATCCCCGGCGTCTCGCGCTACCACGAAGCCGTGCTCGTGCCTGACAACGGGCGCTGGACGATGCCCGTGGCCGCCACCGGCCAGTACGCCGTCACCCTCCTGGCCGAGGACCCGAACGTCCCGCCCCAGACGACGCTGGGCACCGTGTCGCCGGGCGAGGCGCTCCCCATGGTGTGGCAGCTCCCCGCCGCGAACGCGGTCGTTCACGTCCAGGGGCGCGTGACGCGGCATGGGGGCGCGCCCCTGGACGAAGACCTGAAGGTGGAGGCGCTGGACGCCACCTTGACGCCGATATCGCAGCAGCGCCCCGTGGCCCGCGCGACGGGCGACTTCTCCCTCGCGCTGGCTCCCGAGGCCGCGCACATGAGCACGGTGCTGGTGCGGGTGTCCGCCGCGGGGGAAGGCTCGCTGCTGCCCCAGCAGACGTTCACCGTGGACCCGAGTGATCCGCTCCCGGCCCCCCTGGAGCTGGGCGACTTCGGGACACCCGTGCGCGTCTCGGGCCGGGTGGTGGCCCTGGACGGGCGCCCCGTGGCCGGAGCCACGGTGTCCATCCGCGGACGCGTCAGCGGCGGGGGCGCCTTCCAGAGCCCCGTGGTGAAGACGGGGCCCGAGGGCCGCTTCGCTCTGCGCTCCCTGCCCAGCCCCAGCGAGTCGCCGCTCCAGTTGGTGGTGGTCCCCCCAGCGGCCTCGAACGCGGGGCTCACCGTGGCGCCCGTCGTGGTGGCGCGCACGGACACGGTGTTGGCCGACGTGGTGTGTTTGAACCGGCGCGTGGCCAGAGGGCGGCTCGTCCAACCGGACGGAAGCATCGCGGCGGGCGTGCGGTTGATCGCCGAGCCGGTGGATGCCATCCCCGGACGCATGCTGCCGCCCATGCTCGCGTCGGAGACCATCACCGACTCCTCGGGTGAGTTCGTCCTCCGGTTGGACCCCGCGCTCTACCGTCTGGATGTGGTGCCGGGAGAGAACCTGCCTCGCGTCAGCCGCTTCATCTCCGTGCTTCCAGGCGACGAGAACACCGAGCAGATCGTCCCCCCCTTCGGACTCCAGCGCGGGCGCACCCTGCGCGGCCGCGTGCTGCTCAGGGGGCGGGAGCCAGGAGTGCCACCGGGCATGCCCTTCGCGTCCATCCGCTTCTACCGGGTGGTCAACGTCGAGGGACGGCCGGCCTCCGTGCTGCTGGGCCAGTCGGTGACGGACACGCTCGGCCGCTACACGGCGCTGCTGCCCGTGCGCTGA
- the mutL gene encoding DNA mismatch repair endonuclease MutL produces MARIARLSDVLINKIAAGEVVERPASVVKELVENSIDAGSSTIRVDLAGGGVDRIIVSDDGHGMGRQDATTCLERHATSKLRELDDLFHIDSMGFRGEAVPAIASVSRFSLHTAEVGADVGTRVTLEGGVDMVVEDAPPRVGTVITVEDLFFNVPARRKFLRRGDTELKHAEEAVIRLALANPEVGFFATHEGNELFSSAACPEDPRERIAAALGPSAHPHLFPVEERRLGVSVTGYAASPEFTFPNARGLYTFVNRRYVRDRGLIGTIQRAYQDFLAAGRQPVVVLHIDVDPIAVDVNVHPQKLEVRFSDARGVQEAISAALNRMLRAAPWLGAGVDPSASGAPQPLDAAHYALAVERFLTRAQEASWGAPLPTAMDAPTSGAQVPQTPVPFSGAPGAMAAIPSSLPFAGGAVGRAPAFGEAQPQLNEAPPPGYFAALRPMGMLGGRFHICEGPGGTLVVLDPHAALERARLTAYLRMLDDEKGPPAPSLFGTTLEFTVQVAKALVEGREALARLGVDVEPFGGTTVALKAVPPGLEGADARSLLEALARALPPRSAALDAVTLAEAVRVMACHAARKAGAVPLTDAQLRALLGELDRADFHPPCSHGTVVVLEMPLLELERRAR; encoded by the coding sequence ATGGCACGCATCGCCCGTCTCAGTGACGTCCTCATCAACAAGATCGCCGCCGGTGAGGTGGTGGAGCGGCCCGCCTCCGTCGTGAAGGAGCTGGTGGAGAACTCCATCGACGCGGGCTCGAGCACCATCCGGGTCGACCTGGCCGGGGGGGGCGTGGACCGCATCATCGTGTCGGATGACGGGCACGGCATGGGCCGGCAGGACGCCACCACGTGTCTGGAGCGCCACGCCACCAGCAAGCTGCGCGAACTGGACGACCTGTTCCACATCGACTCCATGGGCTTCCGGGGCGAGGCGGTGCCGGCCATCGCCTCCGTGTCCCGCTTCTCGCTCCACACCGCGGAGGTGGGCGCGGACGTGGGCACACGCGTGACGCTGGAGGGTGGGGTGGACATGGTGGTGGAGGATGCGCCGCCCCGCGTGGGCACCGTCATCACCGTGGAGGACCTCTTCTTCAACGTGCCGGCGCGCCGCAAGTTCCTGCGCCGGGGCGACACCGAGCTCAAGCACGCCGAAGAGGCCGTCATCCGTCTGGCGCTGGCCAACCCGGAGGTGGGCTTCTTCGCCACCCACGAGGGCAACGAGCTCTTCTCGAGCGCGGCGTGTCCGGAGGACCCCCGCGAGCGGATCGCCGCCGCGCTCGGTCCATCGGCGCACCCGCACCTGTTCCCGGTGGAGGAGCGGCGGCTGGGCGTCAGCGTCACCGGTTACGCGGCCTCACCCGAGTTCACCTTTCCCAACGCGCGCGGCCTCTACACCTTCGTCAACCGCCGCTACGTCCGGGATCGGGGCCTCATCGGCACCATCCAGCGCGCCTATCAGGACTTCCTCGCGGCGGGGCGCCAGCCCGTGGTGGTGCTCCATATCGACGTGGACCCCATCGCGGTGGACGTCAACGTGCACCCTCAGAAGCTTGAGGTGCGCTTCTCCGATGCCCGCGGCGTGCAGGAGGCCATCAGCGCCGCGTTGAACCGGATGCTGCGCGCGGCGCCCTGGTTGGGCGCGGGCGTGGACCCCAGCGCATCGGGTGCCCCGCAGCCGCTCGATGCCGCGCACTACGCGCTCGCCGTGGAGCGCTTCCTCACCCGCGCGCAGGAGGCCTCCTGGGGCGCGCCGCTGCCCACCGCCATGGACGCTCCGACGAGCGGCGCCCAGGTCCCCCAGACGCCCGTGCCGTTCTCCGGTGCGCCGGGGGCCATGGCCGCGATTCCCTCGTCGCTGCCCTTCGCGGGCGGCGCGGTGGGGCGTGCCCCCGCGTTCGGCGAGGCCCAGCCCCAGCTCAACGAGGCCCCGCCTCCGGGCTACTTCGCCGCCCTTCGCCCCATGGGCATGTTGGGGGGCCGCTTCCACATCTGCGAGGGGCCGGGCGGCACGCTGGTGGTGCTGGACCCCCACGCCGCGCTGGAGCGCGCGCGGCTGACGGCGTACCTGCGCATGCTGGACGACGAGAAGGGCCCGCCCGCGCCGTCCCTGTTCGGCACCACGCTGGAGTTCACCGTGCAGGTGGCCAAGGCGCTCGTCGAGGGACGCGAGGCGCTTGCCCGTCTGGGTGTGGACGTGGAGCCGTTTGGCGGCACGACGGTGGCGCTGAAGGCGGTGCCTCCGGGGTTGGAAGGGGCGGATGCCCGCTCGCTCCTGGAGGCGCTCGCCCGGGCGCTGCCGCCGAGAAGCGCTGCGCTGGATGCCGTCACGCTCGCGGAGGCGGTGCGGGTGATGGCGTGTCATGCCGCGCGCAAGGCGGGGGCGGTGCCGCTCACGGACGCGCAGCTGCGGGCGCTGCTGGGCGAACTGGACCGGGCCGACTTCCACCCGCCCTGCAGTCACGGCACGGTGGTGGTCCTGGAGATGCCGCTACTCGAGCTGGAGCGCCGGGCGCGTTGA
- a CDS encoding outer membrane beta-barrel protein — protein MLRRLLPPLALLLATPAVAQDEGEDIPTTMDGVGRITVQGGWRVTSNETFYNSWYGRNENVGLARARKTDGGPFAVASFAYSLSDLVEVGIDLFATGSRLYLTEPGVDGGPVSERRVNTLGYGALLGLRFQTVLPEVGPYGLVPFAGIFTGPALASSQRAGESLQEDTMQAWAGTLGATWRLSPRWGLTAEYRIMFLRGPAGPEKARIGSFNLGGSWLGIGVTYTFPPETNRPLPGSGL, from the coding sequence ATGCTCCGTCGCCTCCTGCCGCCGCTTGCCCTGTTGCTCGCCACCCCCGCTGTCGCCCAGGACGAGGGCGAAGACATCCCCACGACGATGGACGGAGTGGGCCGCATCACCGTGCAAGGTGGCTGGCGCGTCACGTCCAACGAGACCTTCTACAACAGCTGGTACGGCCGGAATGAGAACGTGGGGCTCGCCCGTGCCCGGAAGACGGACGGTGGCCCCTTCGCGGTGGCCTCTTTCGCCTACTCACTGTCGGACCTCGTCGAAGTAGGCATCGACCTGTTCGCCACTGGCTCGCGTCTCTACCTCACCGAGCCCGGCGTGGACGGAGGCCCTGTCAGCGAGCGGCGTGTCAACACGCTGGGCTACGGCGCGCTCCTGGGCCTGCGCTTCCAGACGGTGCTGCCGGAGGTGGGCCCCTATGGCCTCGTTCCCTTCGCGGGCATCTTCACGGGCCCCGCGCTGGCCAGCTCACAGCGCGCGGGAGAATCGCTCCAGGAAGACACCATGCAGGCCTGGGCGGGAACCCTGGGCGCGACCTGGCGGCTGTCTCCTCGCTGGGGTCTCACCGCTGAGTACCGCATCATGTTCCTCCGGGGACCCGCGGGGCCGGAGAAGGCTCGCATCGGCTCGTTCAATCTGGGCGGGAGCTGGCTCGGAATCGGCGTGACGTACACTTTTCCGCCCGAGACGAACCGGCCGTTGCCGGGAAGTGGCCTGTAG
- a CDS encoding sigma 54-interacting transcriptional regulator — MASLTVRSPDGKVREIALHKRITSIGRSTDNDISLDDSQVPDSALHITFDGTRYEVGSLGAVFQVNGKKRDAHALATGDVVRVGGTELKFAREDAPRAPAPATLSAHREAPAHADTPDSHTTELPGVPGRELAMLRRLTAFSERLLALYDVERILESLMDEAIEVTRADKGFLILMESGDPRVKVARNVARENIEDAVEKLSDSIIAKVVKEQRPLIVADAVDTPEFKASESVVNLRVHSVMCVPLMHKGDLFGVLYVGNDRLVNRFEPKSADMLTIFAAQASLVLHNAMLVNDLKLDNTELRRKLEDQRYGDIVGACQGMRDVYKRIDKIAPTDISVLITGETGTGKELIAREIHRRSPRGKGPFITINCGAIPENLLESELFGHVKGAFTGAVATKAGKFQAAISGTLFLDEIGEMPLQLQVKLLRALQEKIVYKVGDNRGEPVDIRVVAATNKVLEEEVKRNTFREDLYYRLNVVTLKLPPLRERGEDVVVLGKFFLQKYSKEFSSRAKGFTPSAAVSMKKYGWPGNIRELENRIKKAVVLSDKPLLGSDDLDLKPENLEPIMPLLQAKEEFQKRYINEVLARNNGNRTKTAKDLGVDPRTIFRHLEKLEAEKTGRPLPPEEGEELL, encoded by the coding sequence ATGGCCAGCCTCACCGTCCGAAGTCCTGATGGCAAGGTGCGTGAGATCGCCCTGCACAAGCGCATCACCAGCATCGGCCGGAGCACGGACAACGACATCTCGCTCGACGATTCGCAGGTCCCCGACAGCGCCCTGCACATCACCTTCGACGGCACGCGCTACGAGGTCGGCAGCCTGGGCGCCGTCTTCCAGGTCAATGGCAAGAAGCGGGACGCCCACGCGCTCGCCACCGGCGACGTGGTCCGCGTGGGCGGCACCGAGCTGAAGTTCGCTCGCGAGGATGCCCCCCGTGCCCCCGCGCCCGCCACCCTCTCCGCGCACCGCGAGGCGCCCGCTCACGCCGACACGCCGGACTCCCACACCACGGAGCTCCCTGGAGTCCCCGGCCGCGAGCTGGCCATGCTGCGCCGGCTCACCGCCTTCAGCGAGCGCCTGCTAGCCCTCTACGACGTGGAGCGCATCCTCGAGAGCTTGATGGATGAAGCCATCGAGGTGACGCGCGCCGACAAGGGCTTCCTCATCCTCATGGAGAGCGGGGACCCTCGCGTGAAGGTCGCGCGCAACGTCGCCCGGGAGAACATCGAGGACGCGGTGGAGAAGCTGTCCGACTCCATCATCGCCAAGGTCGTCAAGGAGCAACGGCCCCTCATCGTCGCAGACGCGGTGGACACCCCGGAGTTCAAGGCCAGCGAGTCCGTGGTCAACCTGCGCGTGCACTCGGTCATGTGTGTGCCGCTGATGCACAAGGGTGACTTGTTCGGCGTGCTCTACGTGGGCAATGACCGGCTGGTGAACCGGTTCGAGCCGAAGAGCGCGGACATGCTCACCATCTTCGCGGCGCAGGCGTCGCTCGTCCTGCACAACGCGATGCTGGTCAACGACCTCAAGCTGGACAACACGGAGCTGCGGCGCAAGCTGGAGGACCAGCGCTACGGCGACATCGTCGGCGCGTGCCAGGGCATGCGCGATGTGTACAAGCGCATCGACAAGATTGCCCCCACGGACATCTCCGTGCTCATCACCGGCGAGACGGGCACCGGCAAGGAGCTCATCGCCCGCGAAATCCACCGCCGCTCGCCCCGAGGCAAGGGCCCCTTCATCACCATCAACTGCGGCGCCATCCCGGAGAACCTCCTGGAGAGCGAGCTGTTCGGCCACGTGAAGGGCGCGTTCACCGGCGCGGTCGCCACCAAGGCGGGCAAGTTCCAGGCGGCCATCAGCGGCACCCTCTTCCTGGACGAGATTGGCGAGATGCCCCTGCAGCTCCAGGTGAAGCTGCTGCGCGCGCTCCAGGAGAAGATTGTCTACAAGGTGGGAGACAACCGCGGCGAACCCGTGGACATTCGCGTGGTGGCCGCGACCAACAAGGTGCTGGAAGAGGAAGTGAAGCGGAACACCTTCCGCGAGGACCTCTACTACCGGCTCAACGTCGTCACCCTGAAGCTGCCCCCGCTGCGCGAGCGCGGCGAGGACGTGGTGGTGCTGGGCAAGTTCTTCCTCCAGAAGTACTCGAAGGAGTTCAGCTCCCGGGCCAAGGGGTTCACTCCTTCCGCGGCCGTCTCCATGAAGAAGTACGGGTGGCCCGGCAACATCCGCGAGTTGGAGAACCGCATCAAGAAGGCGGTGGTGCTCTCGGACAAGCCGCTCTTGGGCTCGGACGACCTGGACCTCAAGCCGGAGAACCTGGAGCCCATCATGCCGCTGCTCCAGGCCAAGGAAGAGTTCCAGAAGCGTTACATCAACGAAGTGCTCGCGCGGAACAACGGCAACCGCACCAAGACGGCCAAGGACCTGGGCGTGGACCCTCGCACCATCTTCAGGCACCTGGAGAAGCTGGAGGCGGAGAAGACCGGGCGGCCGCTGCCCCCCGAGGAGGGCGAGGAGCTGCTTTAA
- a CDS encoding tetratricopeptide repeat protein has translation MNRGLALIALWLVLWPPTVSLAQENAGDPEVAALRASFDYGKYAEVLDRAGARIDRGGLSEDELVELHKLAGLAAFNLGRTEEASRHLRALLRLDPDFSLDPFVVPPPAVAFMEGIKSDMGNELEFLRQERRLRQEREKAEAERRERERVEAEVLRRRAEELAGQVTVRTVEKRNFLVNFVPFGAGQFQQGRNSLGIVFAATEGALAVTSVISYFAYESLFEERTIELDNVLDEDGKASITVRFIPTNRERQRDTWQLLKLASAAGFYTIYALGVVDALYHHEDQVVRTSVETRDAPEGDSPRSDVSLTSPRRPRIPRPAASLGLYPTAGGLGAAFTLSF, from the coding sequence ATGAACCGAGGTCTCGCGCTCATCGCCTTGTGGCTCGTGCTGTGGCCCCCCACCGTCTCGCTCGCGCAGGAGAACGCGGGAGACCCCGAAGTGGCCGCCCTGCGCGCGAGCTTCGACTACGGCAAATACGCGGAGGTCCTCGACCGCGCCGGCGCCCGCATCGACCGCGGCGGCCTGAGCGAGGACGAACTGGTGGAGCTGCACAAGCTGGCGGGGCTCGCCGCGTTCAACCTGGGACGCACCGAGGAGGCCTCCCGCCACCTTCGCGCCCTGCTCCGGTTGGACCCCGACTTCTCGCTGGACCCCTTCGTCGTTCCACCTCCGGCCGTGGCGTTCATGGAGGGCATCAAGAGCGACATGGGCAACGAGCTGGAGTTCCTCCGTCAGGAGCGCCGCCTGCGTCAGGAGCGGGAGAAGGCCGAGGCCGAGCGGCGCGAGCGAGAGCGCGTGGAAGCCGAGGTCCTCCGCCGCCGCGCCGAGGAGCTGGCGGGCCAGGTCACCGTCCGCACGGTGGAGAAGCGCAACTTCCTGGTCAACTTCGTGCCCTTCGGCGCGGGCCAGTTCCAACAAGGCCGCAACAGCCTGGGCATCGTCTTCGCCGCCACCGAGGGCGCGCTCGCGGTGACGAGCGTCATCTCCTACTTCGCCTACGAGTCGCTCTTCGAGGAGCGCACCATCGAGCTGGACAATGTGCTCGACGAGGATGGCAAGGCGTCCATCACCGTGCGCTTCATCCCCACCAACCGCGAGCGCCAGCGAGACACCTGGCAGCTGCTCAAGCTGGCGTCGGCGGCGGGCTTCTACACCATCTACGCGCTGGGCGTGGTGGACGCGCTGTACCACCACGAGGACCAGGTGGTCCGCACCAGCGTGGAGACTCGCGATGCGCCCGAGGGCGACTCTCCCCGCTCGGACGTCTCACTCACCTCTCCCCGGCGCCCTCGCATTCCCCGCCCCGCCGCCAGCCTGGGGCTGTACCCCACCGCCGGCGGACTCGGCGCCGCATTCACCCTTTCCTTCTGA
- a CDS encoding SDR family oxidoreductase, with translation MDVSRPGKGRLRVAVTGASGEYGKLLLPRLERDPDVESILVLDVVRPDGDKVEFHRVDLTRHDAESELTDALSERPVDALYHLAFLFGPIRNGSLAHELEVIGTMNVLTAAGRARLPRLIVPSLTAVYGARSNNPALLREDSPLQGCPHSRFVTDKVEVEGQVRAFRERHPDMQVLVLRFAPVLGPSFENPVTRLLTRTSVVPTLLGFDPLWQGIHEEDAGRALHVALRAQASGEFNIVGRGVLPLSGLIRQAGARPLPLPGPLFRGALHALDVVGADMLPVVLLDYIHYSWVADGERAETALGFIPFHHVRDAASALKRS, from the coding sequence ATGGACGTGTCACGACCAGGCAAGGGACGGTTGCGCGTCGCGGTGACGGGAGCCAGCGGCGAGTACGGCAAGCTGCTGCTGCCCCGCCTCGAGCGGGACCCGGATGTGGAGAGCATCCTCGTGCTGGACGTGGTGCGTCCGGACGGGGACAAGGTGGAGTTCCATCGGGTGGACCTCACCCGGCACGACGCCGAAAGCGAGCTCACCGACGCGCTCTCCGAACGCCCCGTCGACGCGCTCTACCACCTGGCGTTCCTCTTCGGTCCCATCCGCAACGGCTCGCTCGCGCACGAGTTGGAAGTCATCGGCACCATGAACGTGCTGACCGCGGCGGGGCGGGCCCGGCTGCCTCGGTTGATTGTCCCCTCCCTGACGGCGGTCTACGGCGCGAGGAGCAACAACCCGGCGCTGCTGCGCGAGGACTCGCCCCTGCAGGGCTGCCCCCACAGCCGCTTCGTCACCGACAAGGTGGAGGTGGAGGGACAGGTCCGAGCCTTCCGCGAGCGGCACCCGGACATGCAGGTGCTCGTGCTGCGCTTCGCGCCAGTGCTGGGCCCTTCCTTCGAGAACCCGGTGACGCGGCTGCTGACGCGCACATCCGTGGTCCCCACGCTGTTGGGGTTCGACCCCTTGTGGCAGGGCATCCACGAAGAGGACGCGGGGCGGGCCCTGCACGTGGCCCTGCGGGCGCAAGCCTCCGGCGAGTTCAACATCGTGGGACGAGGTGTCCTGCCCCTGTCCGGACTCATCCGTCAGGCGGGTGCCCGCCCGCTCCCCCTCCCCGGCCCATTGTTCCGTGGAGCACTCCACGCGCTGGATGTGGTGGGCGCGGACATGTTGCCCGTGGTCCTCCTCGACTACATCCATTACTCGTGGGTGGCGGATGGCGAGCGCGCTGAAACCGCCCTCGGGTTCATCCCCTTCCACCACGTCCGGGACGCCGCCTCGGCGCTCAAGAGGAGCTAG